Below is a genomic region from Prunus persica cultivar Lovell chromosome G3, Prunus_persica_NCBIv2, whole genome shotgun sequence.
CTGTTTTTCATTTGTAATAGTGGTCTTGCTACACTAGtcatttttttgggaaaattttGTGCTTTAAGTAGTGTTGCCATGGAAGATTCTCTATTGCTCAAACTGGGGTGGTGACGTTTCTTCAAGGTATATCAgatatgaattttgttttctttttggtggaTTCTATGATGCTCTGTTTTCATGTTCTCTGTTTTTTGCTGGTGAGACTGGCGCTTGAAGTTTGAAATGGCTTTCACAAGGCATATTGTTGTTTTATGTTCTTGTTTCTGTTTGAGATTTGATGACCCtttttttatgatttgaaTGTTTGTGGAAAGCATCAAACTTTATCATTGGCTTGAAACAAATGGGTTTCTCACAGAACGAAAATTTGGATTCCAATTTGTTGGTGTTGGAGCCAAAGATTAAGCGCTTTATGTTTTGCTGAGCATATTGATTGGTCATTATTTACTTCCTTTGCTGATTTTGAATTCATCATGGCAATTTCTTCTGAGATGCATTTGGTTGGAGAGGCTCATACATACTTCTTTTAACTTTCGAAATGGAAAGAATGCGGCAACGCAAGATCATTAAATTGGTCGAGCTATATTGCACCAGAAATTTTGTGATCATTATCGATTCAAATCTATGTTTGGCAAAACTTTTTTACTTCTTTAGTTGTTTGATCATATTTATGGAGATTGGCCACCTATAGGTTGATCGCTTTTCATGTATACcattttagaattttatatattttttctctgCTTATCTAGGTAATATTCTCTGTTGTAAATAGCTTACATTGAATGTTTCCCagtttgataaaaaaatatttaccaGTATTTCTAGtacaaatattttaaaggACATAGAAATCGAGAATTGAAAACAAGAACTAGAATTGTCAGAGAACAATTAGGCTATTCTACACTAGGCTGAAATTGTCCTTTATGGTTTTCCTGCAGATTATGCTGTGTTTTGCCCTCTTTGTTCCAGATATCAGTGTAACCAAGGTCTCTTGTTGTCATACAGATTATGTTTCTGGCAAGAGAATTCAAGGCCTCCTATGCTGCTGAAATGGAGACTGAATAACACCAAATAGAGGGACCGGACAAAGTCAACAATCAGACTATTCTTCAATGCAAGCATCAAAGCATCACAGAAGTTCAGGCATGTCGAACCGGTTGTGTTATCAGCCAGTCCAAGAAGTAGAAGCCTACTGCTTGCCTCGGTTCCAAACTTTGGACCCCCAGGTGCATTACAACAATGAGAGCAGCCAAAGTACCGTCTTCTCAGCTCAGAATTTCCATATTAAGTACTGCACTTTGGAGTCTTCCGCAGCAAATGGCAGCTACACTGTCTATAACTCCCCATCAACTGTCAATTTCTCACCCAACGGAAGCCCAATGTCACAGCAAGATTCTCACTCATATCCACCACCTGACCAGTACCATTCCCCTGACCAGAATTATAGCTCTCCGATAAGCGGATCCTGCATTACCGATGATGCAACCGACTTCAAGTACAAGCTGAAACAGTTAGAAACTGTAATGCTAGGTCCTGATTCCAATATTCTTGACAACTATTGCAGCACCTTTCAGAATGGGACTAGCAATACCCTGCCAGAAACGGATAGCTGGGGACAGATTATGGATTCAATCTCTAAAAGGGATTTAAAACAAGTCCTCATTTTCTGTGCAAAAGCAGTAGCAGATAATGATCTTTTACTGGCACAATGGATGATGGATGAACTACGCCAGATGGTGTCGGTTTCTGGTGAGCCAATTCAAAGGCTGGGAGCATATTTGTTGGAAGGACTAGTTGCAAGGAGGGCATCCTCAGGGAGTAACATCTACAAAGCATTGAGATGCAAAGAACCAGCAAGTTCAGAACTCCTCTCCTACATGCATATTCTTTATGAGGTTTGCCCCTACTTCAAATTCGGGTACATGTCTGCAAATGGAGCCATTGCAGAAGCCATGAAGGATGAAAATAGAGTTCACATAATTGATTTCCAAATTGGACAGGGGAGTCAGTGGCTCACTCTAATCCAGGCCTTTGCAGCCAGACCTGGTGGACCACCTCACATCCGCATAACAGGCATCGACGACTCCATGTCAGCTTATGCCCGCGGAGGAGGACTAAATATTGTAGGGAAGAGGCTATCTAAGCTTGCCGAGTTGTTCAAAGTGCCATTTGAGTTCCATGCTGCTGCCATGTCTGGTTGCGAGGTTCAGCTGAAGCATCTTGGTGTTCGACCTGGGGAGGCATTGGCTATGAACTTTGCATTCATGCTGCACCACATGCCAGATGAGAGTGTCAGCACTCAGAATCATCGCGACCGGTTGTTGAGGTTGGTTAAGAGCCTGTCTCCAAAGGTAGTGACCCTTGTTGAACAAGAATCTAACACAAACACTGCTGCATTCTTTCCACGGTTTGTGGAAACACTAAATTACTACACGGCTATGTTCGAGTCAATTGATGTTACTCTTCCAAGGGATCATAAGGAAAGGATCAATGTAGAGCAACACTGCTTGGCTAGGGAGGTGGTTAACATAATCGCATGCGAGGGCGTTGAGAGGGTGGAAAGACATGAGCTTCTTGGGAAGTGGAGGTTGCGGTTCACAATGGCTGGATTTACTCCATACCCTTTAAGCTCTTTGGTAAATGCCACCATCAAGACACTGCTAGACAACTACTCTGACAAATATAGGCTtcaagagagagatggagctCTCTATCTTGGCTGGAAGAACAGAGATTTGGTTGCTTCTTGTGCCTGGAAGTGCAAACCGAGCACAAATTAAAGCATTTTTTCTTGGAGTGGAGGCAAGGCAAGCTTAGAATAGaacatgttttttctttttcaatctgTTTGTACACTTATTAGCTGCTAACTGCTTATGAGAAGGGTGGCATCAACTGTGCACCCTTCCATAAATTGAAGTTAGCCGTTTTCTGTGTCCATTTCATGCCATCAGACCTTTTGGTTTGGATggctgagagagagaactgaTTTCAGGAGGCATCGGGTTTGTACATGGTTGGAGTAACCGGCACAAATGCTTCGTTTTCCCCCCTTCTTTTgctgttgtttttcttttcgagGCAGTTTAAATTGAATAGAGTCAAATAAAGAGAATTGAAAATGATGGAGTAACCATGCATACTCTAGTTTGGTCTTCAGCATATCCAAGTTACAGGATTTTGAATCAAATACTACAAGGGTTTGTGCACAAAAACAGCTATCAGATATCAAGTGCCACTGAGTACTTGCTTAGTCTAATCTACGTCTTTGAGTTtattcaatccatataaataatttacaCAGCTATTGTTAGTCTTCCAATCTGCAGTTGAACACCATTGCCATTCCACCAAATCCTACCCTCCAACCAAGAGTACATTCCCCCACCGGCATCCTCTCTCCCGAAAAGACAAATAGAGGATGAAAGAATAAGATATACCCCTAGCACCAAGCAGGTCCTGATACATTAATACATTATTTAGGGTCTAGATGAATGTGGATCCAGCATTGCAGGTTAACTTTAGACAGGTTCtgcttttggatttttttgctCCGGTGAATTACTTTCTGGACACAGATTGCCGTGAACGACCGTATCAATGCAGGCGTTGTTGCCTTCTGATTTAATTCCTGACTCGCCATTTTGCAATTCATTAGCCCTAGGAACAATTATATCAGGGGCATCACTTTCTTCTGTGGTACATGCTTTGCCAACCACTTGctcatttaattttctttcaggACCCAGAGCAGAATCAACGACCATATCACAGCCAGCAACATCACTTGATTTAGTTCTTGGCTCAACATTAAGTTGCTTGTTTGGTTTATCTTCGTGTTTTGGGCTAGTATCATGGCAGACGGCATTCCCATCTGATGTAGTGCCAGACTCACCATTACGGGCCGTCGTAATCACATTTGATGCTGCTGCATTGTGGGTCACAGTCCTTGTGGGTGGCATATCATGATCGTGTTGCCCCTCATATGTGGCTATAACAACTTTTGAATCATGAGACGCCCTCTCTACATGTTTCTTAACAGGGCACCCAGGATTTGAGCATCTGTAGTAACTCCTATGCAATGCAAGTGCAGAAGCAGAGCAGAGTGAGCAAAAAATTACACCAAAGAAAATAGgacagaaaaattaaaaccaaggagattaatttcaaattttcaaaacataaacaaTCTCGTCAACATCCTTCTCCAAGATACATACCAAGGAAgacaaaactaaataaaaccaGAAGCAGGACATGTTTGAACAAAGCTTACAGATGCATAGTGAATCATTTACCCAGTTGCCCTATTGTCTAAGAAGTAATCGGATCTACTTCTTCCGATTTATCATCAAAGCAAGATACAAGACTACAGAAGTATATGCAAGTTAAATGAAGGAAAACAATGCCTTATTTGGTCTAGGCAGTTCCTGCATAGGAAATGGTTCCATGGAGGCACAAAAGTCTCGGCACGTGtgtattttatgaaaatttttttattaaggcACTTTGACAGACATTGGTTTGCACCATTAGACCATATCCTCAATTAAGTCCTTAGTCCAGATCAGGGGT
It encodes:
- the LOC18784027 gene encoding scarecrow-like transcription factor PAT1, whose amino-acid sequence is MQASKHHRSSGMSNRLCYQPVQEVEAYCLPRFQTLDPQVHYNNESSQSTVFSAQNFHIKYCTLESSAANGSYTVYNSPSTVNFSPNGSPMSQQDSHSYPPPDQYHSPDQNYSSPISGSCITDDATDFKYKLKQLETVMLGPDSNILDNYCSTFQNGTSNTLPETDSWGQIMDSISKRDLKQVLIFCAKAVADNDLLLAQWMMDELRQMVSVSGEPIQRLGAYLLEGLVARRASSGSNIYKALRCKEPASSELLSYMHILYEVCPYFKFGYMSANGAIAEAMKDENRVHIIDFQIGQGSQWLTLIQAFAARPGGPPHIRITGIDDSMSAYARGGGLNIVGKRLSKLAELFKVPFEFHAAAMSGCEVQLKHLGVRPGEALAMNFAFMLHHMPDESVSTQNHRDRLLRLVKSLSPKVVTLVEQESNTNTAAFFPRFVETLNYYTAMFESIDVTLPRDHKERINVEQHCLAREVVNIIACEGVERVERHELLGKWRLRFTMAGFTPYPLSSLVNATIKTLLDNYSDKYRLQERDGALYLGWKNRDLVASCAWKCKPSTN